The following are encoded together in the Phenylobacterium sp. NIBR 498073 genome:
- a CDS encoding MBL fold metallo-hydrolase has product MIPYVREIQFEYGACDQVSPLIRRVVANNPGPFTYLGTGTYIIGKGEVAVIDPGPDMPEHLDALMAALEGETVTHILVTHHHSDHSPLAGPLQAKTGAKIYGCAVGAKAADSTVITEAGHDLSFTPDIDICGGGAVFTGPGWTLEAIATPGHTSNHICFALKEENALFSGDHIMGWSTTVVSPPDGDMTAYMESLELVKARGFDILWPTHGPPVLKVEPFIDAYIAHRRAREAQVVKAVGEGHGRIKDMVPVLYAEVDKRLWPAAARSVLGHMIDLTRRGVVVSDDRYPGLDSEYRLAG; this is encoded by the coding sequence ATGATCCCTTATGTTCGTGAGATTCAGTTCGAGTACGGCGCCTGCGATCAGGTCTCGCCGCTGATCCGCCGGGTGGTGGCCAATAATCCCGGTCCGTTCACCTATCTGGGCACCGGCACCTACATCATCGGCAAGGGCGAGGTGGCGGTGATCGACCCCGGCCCCGACATGCCCGAGCACCTGGACGCCCTGATGGCCGCGCTGGAGGGGGAGACCGTCACCCACATCCTGGTGACGCACCATCACTCCGACCACTCGCCGCTCGCCGGCCCGCTGCAGGCGAAGACCGGGGCGAAGATCTACGGCTGCGCGGTGGGCGCGAAAGCCGCCGACTCGACGGTGATCACCGAGGCCGGGCACGACCTGTCGTTCACCCCCGACATCGACATCTGTGGCGGCGGGGCGGTGTTCACCGGCCCCGGCTGGACGCTGGAGGCGATCGCCACGCCGGGCCACACTTCCAACCACATCTGCTTCGCGCTGAAGGAAGAAAACGCCCTCTTCTCCGGCGACCACATCATGGGCTGGTCGACGACGGTGGTCTCGCCGCCGGACGGCGACATGACCGCCTACATGGAAAGCCTGGAGTTGGTGAAGGCGCGCGGTTTCGACATCCTGTGGCCGACCCACGGCCCCCCGGTGCTGAAGGTCGAACCGTTCATCGACGCCTATATCGCCCACCGCCGCGCCCGCGAGGCCCAGGTGGTCAAGGCGGTCGGCGAAGGCCACGGCAGGATCAAGGACATGGTGCCGGTGCTCTATGCCGAGGTCGACAAGCGGCTGTGGCCGGCGGCGGCGCGATCGGTGCTGGGCCACATGATCGACCTGACCCGCCGCGGGGTGGTGGTCAGCGACGACCGCTATCCCGGGCTGGACAGCGAGTACCGGCTGGCGGGGTGA
- the oppB gene encoding oligopeptide ABC transporter permease OppB, whose product MFRFIGRRLLVAIPTLFLVVTVAFFMMRAAPGSPFDMDRKLSPEIERNVMAKYGMDKPLHEQYFNYLRDVTRGDFGPSLKYKDKSVLQILQENYKVSLTLGLAAIILASVVGVTLGVLAALRQNRMIDYGVMAVAIVGVCIPTFVTAPLLVLIFGSKLQLLPSGGWNGGALANLILPVAVLALPQIAIISRLTRAGMIEVLRSNYIRTARAKGMPEHRIVAKHALRAAILPLVSYLGPACAGLLTGSLVVEKIFNLPGLGKFFVISALQRDYTVVMGMVIFYAALILVLNLIADLLYAALDPRVRLS is encoded by the coding sequence ATGTTCCGCTTCATCGGCCGCCGCCTGCTGGTGGCCATCCCGACCCTGTTTCTGGTGGTGACCGTCGCGTTCTTCATGATGCGCGCCGCCCCCGGCAGCCCGTTCGACATGGACCGCAAGCTCTCGCCCGAGATCGAGCGGAACGTGATGGCCAAGTACGGGATGGATAAGCCGCTGCACGAGCAGTACTTCAACTATCTCCGCGACGTGACCCGCGGCGATTTCGGCCCGTCGCTGAAGTACAAGGACAAGAGCGTCCTCCAGATCCTCCAGGAGAACTACAAGGTCAGCCTGACGCTCGGGCTAGCGGCGATCATCCTGGCCAGCGTGGTCGGGGTGACCCTGGGGGTGCTGGCGGCGCTGCGCCAGAACCGGATGATCGACTACGGGGTGATGGCGGTGGCCATCGTCGGGGTCTGCATCCCGACATTCGTCACCGCGCCGCTGCTCGTGCTGATATTCGGCTCGAAACTGCAGCTTTTGCCTTCTGGCGGTTGGAATGGCGGGGCGCTCGCAAACCTGATTTTGCCGGTAGCGGTGCTCGCCCTGCCGCAGATCGCCATCATCTCGCGCCTGACGCGGGCCGGCATGATCGAGGTGCTGCGCTCGAACTACATCCGCACCGCCCGCGCTAAAGGCATGCCGGAACACAGGATTGTCGCCAAGCACGCCCTGCGCGCGGCGATTCTGCCGCTGGTCAGCTATCTCGGCCCGGCCTGCGCGGGGCTGCTGACCGGCAGCTTGGTGGTGGAAAAGATCTTTAACCTGCCGGGACTGGGCAAGTTCTTCGTTATTTCCGCGCTTCAGCGCGACTACACCGTGGTGATGGGGATGGTGATCTTCTACGCCGCCCTGATCCTTGTCCTGAACCTGATCGCCGACCTTCTCTATGCGGCGCTCGACCCCCGCGTGAGGCTGTCGTGA
- a CDS encoding NAD(P)/FAD-dependent oxidoreductase translates to MDQFDVVVIGAGAAGMMCAVEAGKRGRKVLVIDHADAPGEKIRISGGGRCNFTNINAAPANFISANPHFAISALRRYTAKDFIAWVEREGVAYHEKTLGQLFCDGSAKEIIAMLTGAMRQAGVTLRLKTTVERVEQEDEGFLLSTSGGPVACEALVIASGGKSIPKMGATGFGYDIARQFGLNIVETRPALVPLTFEIGMLERLKPLAGVAVDAVVSCGKTRFAEAMLFTHRGLSGPSILQISSYWREGQAITVDMAPGVDIAATLKAARQTRGKQAAITVLSEHLPRRVAQMILDEAAAPANAGDLSDKAVGRIATAVNAWTVKPVGSEGYRTAEVTLGGVDTNGLESKTMQAKAVPGLYFIGEVVDVTGWLGGYNFQWAWSSGWVAGQAV, encoded by the coding sequence GTGGATCAGTTCGACGTCGTGGTGATCGGCGCCGGGGCGGCGGGCATGATGTGCGCCGTCGAAGCCGGCAAGCGCGGCCGCAAGGTGCTGGTGATCGACCATGCCGACGCGCCGGGCGAGAAGATCCGCATCTCCGGCGGGGGGCGCTGCAACTTCACCAACATCAATGCGGCGCCGGCCAACTTCATCTCGGCCAACCCGCATTTCGCGATCTCGGCGCTGCGCCGCTACACCGCCAAGGACTTCATCGCCTGGGTCGAGCGAGAGGGCGTCGCCTATCACGAAAAGACCCTCGGCCAGCTGTTCTGCGACGGCTCGGCCAAGGAGATCATCGCCATGCTGACGGGGGCGATGCGTCAGGCCGGCGTCACCCTGCGACTGAAGACCACGGTCGAGCGGGTCGAGCAGGAGGACGAGGGCTTCCTGCTTTCGACCAGCGGCGGGCCGGTCGCCTGTGAGGCGCTGGTGATCGCCAGCGGCGGCAAGTCGATCCCCAAGATGGGCGCGACCGGCTTCGGCTACGACATCGCCCGGCAATTCGGGCTGAACATCGTCGAGACCCGTCCGGCCCTCGTGCCTCTGACGTTCGAGATCGGCATGCTGGAGCGGCTGAAGCCGCTGGCCGGCGTGGCCGTGGACGCGGTGGTGTCCTGCGGCAAGACCAGGTTCGCCGAAGCGATGCTGTTCACCCATCGCGGGCTGTCAGGGCCGTCGATCCTGCAGATCTCGTCCTATTGGCGCGAAGGCCAGGCGATCACCGTCGACATGGCGCCGGGCGTGGACATCGCCGCGACCTTGAAGGCGGCCCGCCAGACCCGCGGCAAACAGGCGGCGATCACCGTGCTGTCCGAGCACCTCCCGCGCCGCGTGGCGCAGATGATCCTGGACGAGGCCGCCGCCCCGGCCAATGCCGGCGACCTGTCGGACAAGGCCGTCGGCCGCATCGCCACGGCGGTGAACGCCTGGACGGTGAAGCCGGTCGGCTCGGAAGGCTATCGCACGGCGGAAGTCACGCTGGGCGGCGTCGACACCAATGGGCTGGAGTCCAAGACCATGCAGGCCAAGGCCGTGCCGGGGCTCTATTTCATCGGCGAGGTGGTCGACGTCACCGGCTGGCTGGGCGGGTATAATTTCCAGTGGGCATGGTCGTCGGGCTGGGTGGCCGGACAGGCGGTTTAG
- a CDS encoding ABC transporter permease subunit, whose amino-acid sequence MILAPGSRAGAQVMEKAVKGRSLWDDARRRLLRNGAAVSGMVVLAILVLVAIIGPHLVPFSYDQINKDDVWAPPMTAGHLLGADSLGRDLLARLLMGLRVSLAIGLVATLVSLVIGIAWGAVAGYVGGALDEIMMRVVDVLYSLPFIFFVILLMVTFGSNIILIFIAIGAVEWLTMSRIVRGQTLGLKHKEFVEAARAAGLSQGGVISRHIIPNLLGPVVVYVTLTIPAVILAESFLSFLGLGVQPPMASLGTLIAGGAQDMELAPWLLIFPALTMVVTLMSFNFIGDGLRDAIDPKDR is encoded by the coding sequence GTGATCCTGGCTCCCGGTTCGCGCGCCGGCGCGCAAGTCATGGAAAAGGCTGTGAAAGGCCGCAGCCTGTGGGACGACGCGCGCCGCCGCCTGCTGCGCAACGGGGCGGCGGTCAGCGGCATGGTGGTGCTGGCTATCCTGGTTCTGGTCGCCATCATCGGGCCGCACCTGGTCCCGTTCAGCTACGACCAGATCAACAAAGACGACGTCTGGGCCCCGCCGATGACCGCCGGCCACCTGCTCGGGGCCGACTCCCTGGGCCGCGACCTGCTGGCCAGGTTGCTTATGGGCCTTCGGGTTTCGCTGGCCATCGGGCTGGTGGCGACCCTGGTGTCGCTGGTCATCGGCATCGCCTGGGGCGCGGTCGCCGGCTATGTCGGCGGCGCGCTCGACGAGATCATGATGCGCGTCGTCGACGTGCTCTACTCGCTGCCTTTCATCTTCTTCGTGATCCTGCTGATGGTGACTTTCGGGTCGAACATCATCCTGATCTTCATCGCCATCGGCGCGGTGGAGTGGCTGACCATGAGCCGCATCGTCCGCGGTCAGACGCTCGGCTTGAAACACAAGGAGTTCGTGGAGGCCGCCCGCGCCGCGGGGCTGAGCCAGGGCGGGGTCATCTCGCGCCACATCATCCCGAACCTGTTGGGGCCGGTGGTGGTCTATGTGACCCTGACGATACCTGCCGTTATCCTGGCCGAGAGCTTCCTCAGTTTCCTTGGCCTCGGCGTCCAGCCGCCGATGGCCTCGCTCGGCACCCTGATCGCGGGCGGGGCGCAGGACATGGAACTCGCGCCCTGGCTGCTAATCTTCCCCGCCCTGACGATGGTCGTCACGCTGATGAGCTTCAACTTCATCGGCGACGGCCTTCGGGACGCGATCGACCCGAAGGACCGCTAG
- a CDS encoding DUF6481 family protein, which produces MNETQRTEFAERLKTAAEARSALLAKLRPKPTITAAQTPDRSAARAAELEQVRAARRQAKADKQQAASDAQEAARQAGEAAAAASLDAKRGERKERKALTKAEQKAKRDQRYAARKARQ; this is translated from the coding sequence ATGAACGAAACCCAACGCACTGAATTCGCCGAGCGCCTGAAGACGGCCGCCGAAGCGCGCAGCGCGCTTCTGGCCAAGCTTCGGCCGAAGCCCACTATCACCGCCGCCCAGACCCCCGATCGCAGCGCCGCGCGCGCCGCCGAGCTCGAACAGGTCCGCGCCGCCCGCCGCCAGGCCAAGGCGGACAAGCAGCAGGCGGCGTCCGACGCCCAGGAAGCCGCCCGCCAGGCGGGCGAAGCCGCCGCCGCAGCGTCGCTCGACGCCAAGCGCGGTGAACGCAAGGAGCGCAAGGCGCTCACCAAGGCCGAGCAAAAGGCGAAGCGCGACCAGCGCTACGCCGCGCGCAAGGCCCGCCAGTAG
- a CDS encoding bifunctional aminoglycoside phosphotransferase/ATP-binding protein, with protein sequence MTDAEEAEVVAWLEGEAQTKIETGCAWVFLAGDTAFKVKKRVDLGFLDYSTLDLRHWALERELRFNRAATSDIYRAVRTITRKPGGGLELDGAGEVVEYALEMRRFDESFVLAARPWAVDGPLAEAMGREVASVHAKAELRPQGGGGKALKYTIDSNAKLLRELAGKLGEARVEALVAATDVEFVRRQPLLDARRDAGFARLCHADLHLGNILLEDGRPVLFDCIEFNDILSDIDVQYDLAFLLMDLDFRRRRDAAVRVLSAYVDEGRRHFGPDLLAGLAALPLMMSVRAGVRAHVQAHSGDLEGASAYLDAGLAHLAPPPPKLTAVGGLSGSGKSTFARLIAPGLGASPGAVVLRTDEIRKRLLGVAPDASLPASVYSPAFYAEVYDTLFAEARALLDAGRAVVVDATFIQPELRARAARLAQGAGVPFHGVWLQAAPEVLAQRIEGREGDASDATVATLKMQLDRDVGPIDWVRVDASGPAQDAAEAWSITHGGAPLA encoded by the coding sequence TTGACCGACGCCGAAGAAGCCGAAGTCGTCGCCTGGCTGGAAGGCGAGGCCCAAACCAAGATCGAGACTGGCTGCGCCTGGGTGTTCCTGGCCGGCGACACCGCCTTCAAGGTCAAGAAGCGGGTTGATCTGGGCTTCCTCGACTATTCGACCCTGGACCTGCGACACTGGGCGCTGGAGCGCGAGCTGCGCTTCAACCGCGCGGCCACCTCGGACATCTACCGCGCCGTGCGGACCATCACCCGCAAGCCCGGCGGCGGGCTGGAACTGGACGGCGCCGGCGAGGTCGTCGAATACGCGCTTGAGATGCGCCGCTTCGACGAGAGCTTCGTGCTCGCCGCCCGGCCCTGGGCGGTCGACGGGCCGCTGGCCGAGGCCATGGGCCGCGAGGTCGCGTCCGTCCACGCCAAGGCCGAGCTGCGCCCGCAAGGCGGCGGCGGCAAGGCGCTGAAATACACCATCGACTCCAACGCCAAGCTCCTGCGCGAACTGGCCGGCAAGCTCGGCGAGGCCCGGGTCGAGGCGCTGGTCGCCGCCACCGACGTCGAGTTCGTCCGTCGCCAGCCGCTGCTCGACGCCCGCCGCGACGCGGGCTTCGCGCGCCTGTGCCACGCCGACCTGCACCTGGGGAACATCCTGCTCGAAGACGGCAGGCCGGTGCTGTTCGACTGCATCGAGTTCAACGACATCCTCTCGGATATCGACGTCCAGTACGACCTGGCCTTCCTGTTGATGGACCTCGACTTCCGCCGCCGCCGCGACGCCGCGGTGCGGGTGCTGTCGGCCTATGTCGACGAAGGCCGCCGCCATTTCGGCCCCGACCTGCTGGCTGGGCTCGCCGCCCTGCCGCTGATGATGTCCGTGCGGGCCGGGGTGCGGGCCCACGTCCAGGCCCACAGCGGTGACCTCGAAGGCGCCAGCGCCTATCTCGATGCGGGCTTGGCGCACCTTGCGCCGCCTCCGCCGAAGCTGACGGCCGTCGGCGGGCTCTCGGGTTCGGGCAAGTCGACCTTCGCGCGGCTGATCGCACCCGGCCTGGGCGCCTCGCCGGGCGCCGTGGTCCTGCGCACCGACGAGATCCGCAAGCGCCTGTTGGGCGTGGCGCCCGACGCCAGCCTGCCGGCCAGCGTCTATTCGCCGGCCTTCTACGCCGAGGTCTACGACACCCTGTTCGCCGAGGCCCGCGCCCTGCTGGACGCCGGCCGCGCGGTGGTGGTCGACGCCACCTTCATCCAGCCCGAACTGCGCGCCCGCGCCGCGAGGCTGGCCCAGGGGGCCGGCGTCCCGTTCCACGGCGTCTGGCTGCAGGCCGCCCCGGAAGTGTTGGCCCAGCGCATCGAGGGGCGGGAGGGCGACGCCTCGGACGCCACCGTCGCTACCTTGAAGATGCAGCTCGACCGCGACGTCGGCCCCATCGACTGGGTCCGCGTCGACGCCTCGGGCCCGGCCCAGGACGCGGCCGAAGCCTGGTCCATCACACACGGCGGCGCGCCGCTGGCCTAG
- a CDS encoding cold-shock protein, with the protein MTTGIVKWFNPTKGFGFIQPDDGGADVFVHISAVERSSLGSLEEGQKLGYELELDSRSGKMAAVQLQAV; encoded by the coding sequence ATGACGACCGGCATTGTTAAATGGTTCAATCCGACCAAGGGCTTTGGCTTTATTCAGCCTGATGACGGTGGGGCCGACGTGTTCGTGCACATCAGCGCCGTCGAGCGTTCCAGCCTCGGCTCGCTCGAGGAGGGCCAGAAGCTCGGCTATGAACTGGAACTGGACTCGCGCAGCGGCAAGATGGCCGCCGTGCAATTGCAAGCCGTCTAA
- the pdxH gene encoding pyridoxamine 5'-phosphate oxidase: protein MSDKAAIPPSPSEDDYVRQVAAAEPPPLLSAQDPFALFAEWMKEATAKEPNDPNGMALATVDETGMPDLRMVLLKDAGPDGFVFYTNLGSAKGRQLAANPKAALLFHWKSLRRQVRVRGLVEPVTAEEADAYFATRARPAQIGAWASEQSQTLPDRLALEKRIAEIGLKFGLGKVPRPPHWSGFRVRPEAIEFWRDRPFRLHERLVFERVGEGWTTQRLYP, encoded by the coding sequence ATGAGCGACAAGGCCGCGATCCCCCCCTCGCCCAGCGAGGATGACTATGTCCGCCAGGTGGCCGCGGCCGAGCCGCCGCCCCTATTGTCCGCGCAGGATCCGTTCGCGCTGTTCGCCGAATGGATGAAGGAGGCGACCGCCAAGGAGCCCAACGATCCCAACGGCATGGCGCTGGCCACGGTGGACGAGACCGGCATGCCCGACCTGCGCATGGTGCTGCTTAAGGACGCCGGCCCAGACGGCTTCGTGTTCTATACCAATCTCGGCAGCGCCAAGGGCCGGCAACTGGCGGCCAATCCGAAGGCGGCCCTGCTGTTCCACTGGAAATCCCTGCGTCGTCAGGTGCGGGTCCGCGGTCTTGTCGAGCCGGTGACGGCCGAAGAGGCCGACGCCTATTTCGCCACCCGTGCCCGTCCGGCCCAGATCGGCGCCTGGGCCTCGGAGCAGTCCCAGACCCTGCCGGACCGCCTGGCCCTGGAAAAGCGCATCGCCGAGATCGGCCTGAAGTTTGGTCTGGGCAAGGTGCCGCGTCCGCCGCACTGGTCGGGCTTCCGCGTCCGCCCCGAAGCCATCGAGTTCTGGCGAGACCGGCCCTTCCGCCTGCACGAACGCCTTGTCTTCGAGCGCGTGGGGGAGGGCTGGACCACCCAGCGCCTCTATCCTTGA
- a CDS encoding SDR family NAD(P)-dependent oxidoreductase produces the protein MQLNGRTVLVTGGARGIGLELTRQFVAEGAHVVAVGRDRASLARLQFTAPGQVSCWALDLSDPKATDAFIRDLPGRHPTLSVVVNNAGVQTLTDFMGEDPAAFRPALQEEIALNFEAVVAVSTGLLPHLRRQPSAMIVNVTSGLALAPKTSSPVYCATKSAVRTFTKALRYQCEDGAPSVRVMEAVMALVDTDMTAGRGTGKISPAQAAGEVIAAIKRGRDEVYVDRAKLLPILMRVAPGLGERLMRRG, from the coding sequence ATGCAACTTAACGGCAGGACAGTCCTGGTCACTGGCGGCGCCCGGGGCATCGGGCTTGAACTCACCCGGCAATTCGTCGCCGAGGGCGCACATGTGGTGGCGGTGGGACGCGACCGCGCCAGCCTGGCGCGGCTGCAGTTCACCGCGCCAGGCCAGGTCAGCTGCTGGGCGCTGGATCTCTCCGATCCGAAGGCCACCGACGCGTTCATTCGAGACCTGCCAGGCCGCCACCCGACGCTCTCGGTCGTGGTCAACAACGCGGGCGTGCAGACCCTGACCGACTTCATGGGCGAAGACCCCGCGGCCTTCCGCCCCGCGTTGCAGGAAGAGATCGCGCTGAACTTCGAGGCGGTGGTGGCGGTGTCCACGGGCCTGCTGCCGCACCTGCGACGTCAGCCCTCGGCGATGATCGTCAATGTCACCAGCGGCCTGGCGCTCGCCCCGAAGACCTCCTCGCCGGTCTATTGCGCGACCAAGTCGGCGGTGCGGACCTTCACCAAGGCGTTGCGTTACCAGTGCGAGGACGGCGCCCCCAGCGTGCGGGTGATGGAGGCCGTGATGGCGCTGGTCGACACGGACATGACCGCCGGCCGCGGGACCGGAAAGATCAGCCCCGCCCAGGCCGCCGGCGAGGTGATCGCCGCCATCAAGCGTGGCCGCGACGAGGTCTATGTCGACCGCGCCAAGCTGCTGCCGATCCTCATGCGGGTGGCCCCGGGCCTGGGCGAGAGGCTGATGCGCCGCGGATAG
- a CDS encoding TetR/AcrR family transcriptional regulator has protein sequence MSTDISPTGPGRPRDEDATAAILTATLRLLAAQGYGGTSTADVAAAARASKATVYRRWPSKVALVAEAIQQGLREAHEAPVLTGDVRADLAEALAAKMRALSDGPLGGAIRAVISHAAHEPELSAAMAMILAGAREHGALRPLVEEARRQGLVAPDADVGLLLDLLLGAPFFQLLVRQVRPDPSSAKALVDLLLGPTAKVEQHAT, from the coding sequence ATGAGTACCGATATATCGCCTACCGGTCCCGGACGGCCGCGCGACGAGGACGCCACGGCGGCGATCCTCACCGCGACGCTGCGGCTGCTGGCGGCGCAGGGCTATGGCGGGACCAGCACCGCCGACGTCGCCGCCGCGGCGCGCGCCAGCAAGGCCACCGTCTACCGTCGCTGGCCGAGCAAGGTCGCCCTGGTCGCCGAGGCCATCCAGCAGGGCCTGCGCGAGGCGCACGAGGCCCCGGTGCTGACCGGCGACGTGCGCGCGGACCTGGCCGAGGCCCTGGCCGCGAAGATGCGGGCGCTGTCCGATGGGCCGCTCGGCGGCGCGATCCGCGCCGTCATCTCGCACGCGGCGCACGAGCCGGAGCTCTCAGCGGCCATGGCGATGATCCTGGCCGGGGCCCGCGAGCATGGGGCGCTGCGCCCGCTCGTCGAGGAGGCCCGTCGCCAGGGCCTGGTCGCGCCCGACGCCGACGTCGGCCTGTTGCTCGACCTGCTGCTGGGCGCGCCCTTCTTCCAACTTCTGGTGCGACAGGTCCGGCCCGACCCGAGTTCGGCGAAGGCCCTGGTCGACCTGCTGCTCGGCCCGACCGCCAAGGTGGAACAACATGCAACTTAA
- a CDS encoding TIGR01244 family sulfur transferase, with translation MTDFRRVTDQLSVAPQISTADLAQAAAQGFKLVINNRPDGEDPSQPSSAEIEAAAKAAGLAYVHIPVRGGPTPDQVEANYRAVEAAGGPVLAFCRSGTRSIVTWSLGQFQADERSADELVELGAQAGYDLSGAFPR, from the coding sequence ATGACTGACTTCCGACGCGTCACCGACCAGCTCTCGGTCGCCCCGCAGATTTCCACCGCCGACCTGGCGCAGGCCGCGGCCCAAGGCTTCAAGCTGGTCATCAACAACCGCCCGGACGGCGAGGACCCGAGCCAGCCGAGCAGCGCCGAGATCGAGGCGGCGGCCAAGGCGGCCGGCCTGGCCTATGTCCACATCCCGGTGCGCGGCGGACCGACCCCCGACCAGGTCGAAGCCAACTATCGCGCCGTAGAAGCCGCCGGCGGTCCAGTGCTGGCCTTCTGCCGCTCGGGCACCCGCTCGATCGTCACCTGGTCGCTGGGCCAGTTCCAGGCCGACGAACGCTCGGCCGACGAGCTCGTCGAACTGGGCGCCCAGGCCGGCTACGACCTCTCGGGCGCCTTCCCGCGCTAG
- a CDS encoding long-chain-fatty-acid--CoA ligase gives MQGLMQDWPLTVDKILDHAKAWHGGREVVSRSVEGPIVRTTYGAIHERAKRVSNALKALGVVPGDRVATLAWNTGRHIEAWYGIMGMGAVCHTLNPRLFAEQLVYIINHADDKVIFTDLTFLPILAGIRDQIPGVKHFVVLSDEAHLGDQLPGALAYESLIEQASPDVTWGGFDENTAAGLCYTSGTTGNPKGVLYSHRSNFLHTLVTMGGDVLGIRATDTVLPVVPMFHANAWGLAFSAPAVGAKLVMPGQKLDGASVHELIETEGVTFSAAVPTVWQMLLQHLRATKSQLTTLKRVVIGGSAVPESIVRGFRDEFGVDVTHAWGMTETSPLGTQATPNAAIAAMDAETQLQFKLKQGRAPLGIELKLVDDEERDLPHDGTTFGRLKVAGPFVVGQYFKSEGGNILDEAGFFDTGDVATLDEHGFMQITDRAKDVIKSGGEWISSIEIENIAAGHPKAELAAVIGVAHPKWDERPLLLVKLKAGETATKEEFLQFLEGKIAKWWTPDDVAFVDEIPLGATGKIDKKLIRDRMKDYVLPTAAGGGAAALAVSPEPKIYAPEPPAAGAGHDDGSWLQWTPGPDQAVDRAASPPLAAAKAEPQSPEAPADAVRPFRRS, from the coding sequence ATGCAAGGCTTGATGCAGGACTGGCCGCTGACGGTCGACAAGATCCTCGACCACGCCAAGGCCTGGCACGGCGGCCGCGAGGTCGTCAGCCGTTCGGTTGAAGGGCCGATCGTCCGCACCACCTACGGCGCGATCCACGAGCGCGCCAAGCGCGTGTCGAATGCGCTGAAGGCCCTCGGCGTCGTCCCCGGCGACCGCGTCGCCACCCTGGCCTGGAACACCGGCCGCCACATCGAGGCCTGGTACGGCATCATGGGCATGGGCGCGGTGTGCCACACCCTGAACCCGCGCCTGTTCGCCGAGCAGCTCGTCTACATCATCAACCACGCCGACGATAAGGTCATCTTCACCGACCTGACCTTCCTGCCGATCCTGGCCGGCATCCGCGACCAGATCCCGGGCGTGAAGCACTTCGTGGTGCTGTCCGACGAGGCCCACCTCGGCGACCAGCTGCCCGGCGCGCTGGCCTACGAGAGCCTGATCGAGCAGGCCTCGCCCGACGTGACCTGGGGCGGCTTCGACGAGAACACCGCCGCCGGCCTCTGCTATACCTCCGGCACCACCGGCAATCCGAAGGGCGTGCTCTACTCGCACCGCTCGAACTTCCTGCACACCCTGGTCACCATGGGCGGCGACGTCCTGGGCATCCGCGCCACCGACACCGTGCTGCCGGTGGTGCCGATGTTCCACGCCAACGCTTGGGGCTTGGCCTTCTCGGCCCCGGCGGTCGGCGCCAAGCTGGTCATGCCGGGCCAGAAGCTCGACGGCGCCTCGGTGCACGAGCTGATCGAGACCGAGGGCGTGACCTTCTCGGCCGCGGTGCCGACCGTCTGGCAGATGCTGTTGCAGCACCTGCGCGCCACCAAGAGCCAGCTGACCACCCTCAAGCGCGTGGTGATCGGCGGCTCGGCGGTGCCCGAAAGCATCGTCCGCGGCTTCCGCGACGAGTTCGGCGTCGACGTCACCCACGCCTGGGGCATGACCGAGACCTCGCCGCTCGGCACCCAGGCCACGCCGAACGCGGCCATCGCCGCCATGGACGCCGAGACCCAGCTGCAGTTCAAGCTCAAGCAGGGCCGCGCCCCGCTCGGCATCGAGCTGAAGCTGGTCGACGACGAGGAGAGGGATCTGCCGCACGACGGCACGACCTTCGGCCGTCTCAAGGTCGCCGGCCCGTTCGTGGTCGGCCAGTACTTCAAGTCCGAGGGCGGCAACATCCTCGACGAGGCGGGCTTCTTCGACACCGGCGACGTCGCCACCCTCGACGAGCACGGCTTCATGCAGATCACCGACCGCGCCAAGGACGTGATCAAGTCGGGCGGCGAGTGGATCTCCTCGATCGAGATCGAGAACATCGCCGCCGGCCACCCGAAGGCCGAGCTGGCCGCGGTCATCGGCGTCGCCCACCCCAAGTGGGACGAGCGCCCGCTGCTGCTGGTCAAGCTGAAGGCCGGCGAGACCGCCACCAAGGAGGAGTTCCTGCAGTTCCTCGAGGGCAAGATCGCCAAGTGGTGGACGCCGGACGACGTGGCCTTCGTCGACGAGATCCCGCTCGGCGCCACCGGCAAGATCGACAAGAAGCTGATCCGCGACCGCATGAAGGACTATGTCCTGCCGACGGCGGCGGGGGGCGGGGCCGCGGCGCTGGCCGTCTCGCCGGAACCGAAGATCTACGCCCCCGAGCCGCCCGCTGCGGGCGCGGGGCATGACGACGGCTCCTGGCTGCAGTGGACGCCGGGGCCCGACCAGGCGGTCGACCGCGCGGCCTCGCCGCCGCTCGCGGCTGCGAAAGCCGAGCCGCAGTCGCCGGAGGCCCCGGCGGACGCCGTGCGCCCTTTTCGGCGGAGCTGA